The following proteins are co-located in the Camelina sativa cultivar DH55 chromosome 12, Cs, whole genome shotgun sequence genome:
- the LOC104730562 gene encoding ylmG homolog protein 1-2, chloroplastic-like gives MASSTTNSLALRVSVLVNPRLPPILLRPRVSLPRKPSFNLSLQNPRTIVSSAVTSAPSPVLSTAKSPSQFHFSDSTRSITTLALLASVVTKSLIHNLSVAMVHLSPQIQSSFRAASPLFFASLRDRPAGYLNTPLTVVAAGLSKWLDIYSGVLMVRVLLSWFPNIPWDRQPLSAIRDLCDPYLNLFRNIIPPVFDTLDVSPLLAFAVLGTLGSILNNSRG, from the coding sequence ATGGCTTCTTCCACCACCAACAGTCTCGCTCTCCGCGTTTCAGTTCTCGTAAACCCTAGATTACCTCCAATCCTCCTCCGTCCACGTGTCTCCCTTCCCCGTAAACCctccttcaatctctccctccAAAACCCTAGAACCATCGTCTCCTCCGCCGTTACCTCCGCTCCGTCTCCGGTACTCTCAACCGCTAAATCCCCTTCTCAATTCCACTTCTCCGACTCGACTAGGTCAATCACCACCCTCGCGCTTCTAGCCAGCGTCGTCACCAAATCCCTAATTCATAACCTCTCCGTCGCAATGGTTCACTTATCCCCACAGATTCAGTCATCTTTCCGAGCTGCGAGTCCGTTGTTCTTCGCGTCGCTACGTGATCGTCCCGCCGGGTATCTCAACACGCCGCTGACTGTAGTTGCGGCTGGGTTATCTAAATGGCTCGATATCTACAGTGGTGTTCTGATGGTCAGAGTTTTGCTCAGTTGGTTCCCAAACATCCCATGGGATCGTCAGCCTTTGTCTGCCATTAGGGATCTGTGTGATCCTTATCTTAATCTCTTCAGGAACATTATCCCTCCGGTCTTTGATACGCTTGACGTTAGCCCTTTGCTTGCTTTCGCCGTTTTGGGAACTTTGGGTTCGATTCTCAACAACAGCAGAGGATAG
- the LOC104730563 gene encoding trichohyalin-like, with the protein MVMKGDSVESDVSEQNSEECFETLDQIEEKASSIFEFSLQFVDVSESLEKEEEERLRVVEAREKELCLLEDSVSRRASVLEEKEIEFDLRQVIEATIVMLVVEKQSEEAENNKLGLLLDSTTKELKDMMSEFEGKKEEARQMSEFILEKLSELEKAKMDFDLKQRDETERQNKESKAREKELKALDEAITEKTAELKRKEETFELKLKEEADKLRGESELSRIKEKELEKMLKEIELKQMKLEERLKQELIEAESRKRSNLESEAREKKLNSLEEPIKEKTAELKRKEETFELKLKEEADKLREETELRRNGLEIKEKALEKLLKEVELKQMDLEERSKQQRIEAESRKRSNLESDEREKELNSLEEALKEKTAELKRKEEAFELKLKEEADKLRVETELRRSGLEIKEKALEKMLKEVELKQMDLKEKSKQQLIDAESRKRSNLESEAREKELKALEEAIKEKTSELKRKEGTFELKLKEEADKLREENELKRKGLGMKEEPLELELQQVELKERSNQQLVEAESRKRSNLELGPSLLANNDSDAASLTRQAKKQKPQEASDGDIEEIVCTDKSYKDPKLLTFPDRRIHDFSKSMSSFAVDQVWALYDPRDDMPRIYAQVRRIFDSQLSLEVTLLEHVKTTKDEKATLSGCGSFEYGDTEIKNHLMFVHEMDHIACANNVTVNPRKGETWALFRDWNASWNSHPGLHEPPYRYDYVEVISDFDDLSGIAVAYMGKGFLSVFNRAEQHDGLVKNIVPPGEMQKFSHKVASFKLSGNEKEGIPAGSFELNPAATPSYDSVSEEVVKIEIQSKDCGKALTVVHENGSTKDLPIIID; encoded by the coding sequence ATGGTAATGAAAGGGGATTCAGTGGAATCAGACGTTTCTGAGCAAAACAGTGAAGAGTGTTTCGAAACCCTAGACCAAATTGAGGAAAAAGCTTCATCGATTTTTGAGTTTTCGCTTCAGTTTGTTGACGTGAGTGAGTCGctggagaaggaggaggaagaacgACTGAGAGTGGTTGAAGCGAGGGAGAAGGAACTTTGTTTGCTTGAAGATTCAGTATCTCGTAGAGCAAGTGTTTTagaggagaaagagatagaaTTTGACTTGAGACAGGTCATTGAAGCAACCATCGTGATGTTGGTGGTTGAGAAGCAGAGTGAAGAAGCAGAGAATAATAAGCTTGGTTTGCTTCTCGATTCGACCACAAAGGAACTTAAAGATATGATGAGTGAGTTTGAAGGAAAGAAAGAGGAGGCTCGCCAGATGTCTGAGTTTATCCTTGAGAAGTTGAGTGAGTTAGAGAAGGCAAAGATGGATTTTGATCTGAAACAAAGGGATGAGACTGAGAGACAGAACAAGGAAAGTAAGGCTAGGGAGAAGGAGCTTAAGGCACTTGATGAAGCTATCACAGAAAAGACTGCTGAGTTGAAAAGAAAGGAGGAGACTTTTGAGCTGAAACtgaaagaagaagctgataAACTGAGAGGGGAGAGTGAACTTAGTAGGATTAAGGAGAAGGAACTggaaaaaatgttgaaagagATCGAGTTGAAGCAGATGAAATTAGAAGAAAGATTAAAACAAGAACTAATAGAAGCAGAGTCTCGAAAGAGATCAAACCTTGAAAGTgaagcaagagagaagaagcttaaCTCACTTGAGGAACCTATCAAAGAGAAGACTGCTGAGTTGAAAAGAAAGGAGGAGACTTTTGAGCTGAAACtgaaagaagaagctgataAATTGAGAGAAGAGACTGAACTGAGGAGGAATGGTCTTGAGATCAAGGAGAAGGCACTGGAAAAATTGTTGAAAGAGGTTGAGTTGAAGCAGATGGACTTAGAAGAAAGATCAAAACAACAACGTATAGAAGCAGAGTCTCGAAAGAGATCAAACCTTGAGAGTGACGAAAGGGAGAAGGAGCTTAACTCACTTGAGGAAGCTCTCAAAGAGAAGACTGCCGAGTTGAAAAGAAAGGAGGAGGCTTTCGAGCTGAAACTGAAAGAAGAAGCTGACAAATTGAGAGTAGAGACTGAACTGAGGAGGAGTGGTCTTGAGATTAAGGAGAAGGCACTggaaaaaatgttgaaagagGTTGAGTTGAAGCAGAtggacttaaaagaaaaatcaaaacaacaacttatAGACGCAGAGTCTCGAAAGAGATCAAACCTTGAGAGTGAAGCAAGGGAGAAGGAGCTTAAGGCACTTGAGGAAGCTATCAAAGAGAAGACTTCTGAGTTGAAAAGAAAGGAGGGGACTTTCGAGCTGAAACtgaaagaagaagctgataAATTGAGAGAGGAGAACGAACTGAAGAGAAAAGGTCTTGGGATGAAGGAAGAGCCACTGGAACtggagttgcagcaggtggaaTTGAAAGAAAGATCAAATCAACAACTTGTAGAAGCAGAGTCTCGAAAGAGATCAAACCTTGAACTTGGGCCGTCCTTGTTGGCAAATAATGATAGTGATGCTGCTTCTCTTACTCGCCaagcaaaaaaacagaaacctcaGGAAGCAAGTGATGGAGACATTGAAGAAATTGTCTGCACAGATAAAAGCTATAAGGATCCTAAATTGTTAACTTTTCCTGATAGAAGGATCCATGATTTTAGCAAGTCAATGAGCTCTTTTGCTGTTGATCAAGTATGGGCTTTATATGATCCTAGAGATGATATGCCCAGGATCTATGCTCAGGTCAGAAGAATCTTTGACTCCCAATTGAGTTTGGAGGTGACATTACTTGAACATGTCAAAACTACAAAAGATGAGAAAGCTACTCTTAGTGGTTGTGGGAGCTTCGAATATGGAGATACAGAGATCAAGAACCACTTGATGTTTGTTCATGAGATGGATCACATCGCATGTGCCAACAATGTCACAGTGAACCCAAGAAAAGGTGAAACATGGGCTCTTTTCAGAGATTGGAATGCGAGTTGGAACAGTCACCCGGGTCTGCATGAACCTCCTTATAGATACGACTACGTGGAAGTCATCTCCGACTTTGACGATCTTTCAGGCATTGCAGTGGCCTATATGGGGAAAGGATTTTTATCGGTTTTTAACCGTGCTGAGCAGCATGATGGACTGGTCAAGAACATAGTCCCACCGGGGGAAATGCAGAAGTTTTCTCATAAAGTGGCATCGTTCAAGTTGAGCGGAAATGAGAAAGAGGGAATCCCAGCTGGGTCTTTCGAGCTAAACCCTGCTGCTACCCCTAGCTATGATTCTGTGTCTGAGGAGGTGGTGAAAATAGAAATACAAAGCAAGGATTGTGGTAAAGCTCTAACGGTTGTACATGAAAATGGGTCTACAAAAGATCTGCCCATTATAATAGATTGA
- the LOC104730564 gene encoding uncharacterized protein LOC104730564 isoform X1 → MVKPRVLLCPGGPGPGRDTPEKKPPPASTEDPNRESRVYGSDTMVKEGDLVESDITEKDSEGFFKIIDQIEEKASSIFKFSLLFDDVSDSMEKEEEERLRVVEAREKEIGLLEESISGRLSVLEEKEIDSDLRQVIMMLVLEKQSEARDKELNLIEEAIKEKTADLKRKEETFELKMKEEAERWREENELRSKGLEVKEKELRVLEEAMKEKTTELKRKEETFELKVLRESEKLREETELSSKILEIKEKALGKMLNELAWKQMELEETSKQQVIEAESRKRSNLELEPLLLVNNNDSAALTPQAKKQKSHEANDEDIEVVITDEVPKSLTCHDTDDFSKLMSSFAVDQVWALYDSRDDMPRIYAKIRSIFDSELSLQVTLLEPVKTTKDRKFISSGCGRFEYGDTEIKSHLMFAHEMHHIICANNVIVNPREGETWALFRDWNASWNLHEPPYRYDFVRVISEFDDLTGIRVAYMGRVASDINSAEHGVIIPGEMQRFSHKVASVKSSGDEKEGIPAGSFKEATPRYDPEVEEVVEMRIQSKGCGKAPRVEDQNGSRKDLPIILD, encoded by the exons atggtgaaaccGAGAGTTTTACTATGTCCTGGAGGACCTGGACCCGGGAGAGACACGCCGGAGAAGAAACCACCGCCGGCGTCAACTGAAGATCCAAATCGAGAGAG TAGGGTTTATGGCTCAGATACTATGGTGAAGGAAGGGGATTTAGTAGAATCAGACATTACCGAGAAAGACAGTGAGGGTTTTTTCAAAATCATAGACCAAATTGAGGAAAAAGCTTCATCAATTTTTAAGTTTTCGCTTCTGTTTGATGACGTGAGTGACTCAatggagaaggaggaagaagaacgaCTAAGAGTGGTTGAAGCGAGGGAAAAGGAGATTGGTTTGCTTGAAGAGTCAATATCTGGTAGATTAAGTGTTTTagaggagaaagagatagaTTCTGATTTGAGACAGGTCATCATGATGTTGGTGCTTGAGAAGCAGAGTGAAGCAAGGGATAAGGAGCTTAACTTAATTGAGGAAGCTATCAAAGAGAAGACTGCTGATTTGAAGAGAAAGGAGGAGACTTTTGAGctgaaaatgaaagaagaagctgaaagaTGGAGAGAGGAGAATGAACTGAGGAGTAAAGGTCTTGAGGTTAAAGAAAAGGAGCTTAGGGTACTTGAGGAAGCTATGAAAGAAAAGACTACTGAGTTGAAGAGAAAGGAGGAGACTTTTGAGCTGAAAGTGCTAAGAGAGTCTGAAAAATTGAGAGAGGAGACTGAACTGAGCAGCAAAATTCTTGAGATTAAGGAGAAGGCACTAGGAAAAATGTTGAATGAGCTTGCGTGGAAGCAGATGGAATTAGAAGAAACATCAAAACAACAAGTTATAGAAGCAGAATCTCGGAAGAGATCCAACCTTGAGCTTGAGCCTCTCTTGTtggtaaataataatgatagtGCTGCTCTTACTCCTCAAGCCAAAAAACAGAAATCTCATGAAGCAAATGATGAAGACATTGAAGTTGTCATCACAGATGAGGTTCCAAAATCATTAACTTGTCATGATACAGATGATTTTAGCAAGTTAATGAGCTCTTTTGCTGTTGATCAAGTATGGGCTTTATATGATTCTAGAGATGATATGCCTAGGATCTATGCTAAGATCAGGAGCATTTTCGACTCTGAGTTGAGTTTGCAGGTGACATTACTAGAGCCTGTCAAGACTACAAAAGATAGGAAATTTATTAGTAGTGGTTGTGGTAGATTCGAATATGGAGATACAGAGATCAAAAGTCATCTGATGTTTGCTCATGAGATGCATCATATCATATGTGCCAACAATGTCATCGTGAACCCAAGAGAAGGAGAAACATGGGCTCTTTTCAGAGATTGGAATGCAAGTTGGAATCTGCACGAGCCTCCTTATAGATATGACTTTGTGAGAGTCATCTCTGAGTTTGATGATCTTACAGGTATTCGAGTGGCCTATATGGGGAGAGTTGCATCGGATATTAACAGTGCTGAGCATGGTGTCATCATACCAGGGGAAATGCAGAGGTTTTCTCATAAAGTTGCATCGGTTAAATCGAGTGGAGATGAGAAAGAGGGTATCCCAGCTGGTTCTTTCAAGGAAGCTACACCGAGATATGATCCTGAGGTTGAGGAGGTTGTGGAAATGAGAATACAAAGCAAAGGTTGTGGTAAAGCTCCAAGAGTTGAAGATCAAAATGGGTCTAGAAAAGATCTGCCCATTATATTAGATTGA
- the LOC104730564 gene encoding uncharacterized protein LOC104730564 isoform X2, translating into MVKPRVLLCPGGPGPGRDTPEKKPPPASTEDPNRERVYGSDTMVKEGDLVESDITEKDSEGFFKIIDQIEEKASSIFKFSLLFDDVSDSMEKEEEERLRVVEAREKEIGLLEESISGRLSVLEEKEIDSDLRQVIMMLVLEKQSEARDKELNLIEEAIKEKTADLKRKEETFELKMKEEAERWREENELRSKGLEVKEKELRVLEEAMKEKTTELKRKEETFELKVLRESEKLREETELSSKILEIKEKALGKMLNELAWKQMELEETSKQQVIEAESRKRSNLELEPLLLVNNNDSAALTPQAKKQKSHEANDEDIEVVITDEVPKSLTCHDTDDFSKLMSSFAVDQVWALYDSRDDMPRIYAKIRSIFDSELSLQVTLLEPVKTTKDRKFISSGCGRFEYGDTEIKSHLMFAHEMHHIICANNVIVNPREGETWALFRDWNASWNLHEPPYRYDFVRVISEFDDLTGIRVAYMGRVASDINSAEHGVIIPGEMQRFSHKVASVKSSGDEKEGIPAGSFKEATPRYDPEVEEVVEMRIQSKGCGKAPRVEDQNGSRKDLPIILD; encoded by the exons atggtgaaaccGAGAGTTTTACTATGTCCTGGAGGACCTGGACCCGGGAGAGACACGCCGGAGAAGAAACCACCGCCGGCGTCAACTGAAGATCCAAATCGAGAGAG GGTTTATGGCTCAGATACTATGGTGAAGGAAGGGGATTTAGTAGAATCAGACATTACCGAGAAAGACAGTGAGGGTTTTTTCAAAATCATAGACCAAATTGAGGAAAAAGCTTCATCAATTTTTAAGTTTTCGCTTCTGTTTGATGACGTGAGTGACTCAatggagaaggaggaagaagaacgaCTAAGAGTGGTTGAAGCGAGGGAAAAGGAGATTGGTTTGCTTGAAGAGTCAATATCTGGTAGATTAAGTGTTTTagaggagaaagagatagaTTCTGATTTGAGACAGGTCATCATGATGTTGGTGCTTGAGAAGCAGAGTGAAGCAAGGGATAAGGAGCTTAACTTAATTGAGGAAGCTATCAAAGAGAAGACTGCTGATTTGAAGAGAAAGGAGGAGACTTTTGAGctgaaaatgaaagaagaagctgaaagaTGGAGAGAGGAGAATGAACTGAGGAGTAAAGGTCTTGAGGTTAAAGAAAAGGAGCTTAGGGTACTTGAGGAAGCTATGAAAGAAAAGACTACTGAGTTGAAGAGAAAGGAGGAGACTTTTGAGCTGAAAGTGCTAAGAGAGTCTGAAAAATTGAGAGAGGAGACTGAACTGAGCAGCAAAATTCTTGAGATTAAGGAGAAGGCACTAGGAAAAATGTTGAATGAGCTTGCGTGGAAGCAGATGGAATTAGAAGAAACATCAAAACAACAAGTTATAGAAGCAGAATCTCGGAAGAGATCCAACCTTGAGCTTGAGCCTCTCTTGTtggtaaataataatgatagtGCTGCTCTTACTCCTCAAGCCAAAAAACAGAAATCTCATGAAGCAAATGATGAAGACATTGAAGTTGTCATCACAGATGAGGTTCCAAAATCATTAACTTGTCATGATACAGATGATTTTAGCAAGTTAATGAGCTCTTTTGCTGTTGATCAAGTATGGGCTTTATATGATTCTAGAGATGATATGCCTAGGATCTATGCTAAGATCAGGAGCATTTTCGACTCTGAGTTGAGTTTGCAGGTGACATTACTAGAGCCTGTCAAGACTACAAAAGATAGGAAATTTATTAGTAGTGGTTGTGGTAGATTCGAATATGGAGATACAGAGATCAAAAGTCATCTGATGTTTGCTCATGAGATGCATCATATCATATGTGCCAACAATGTCATCGTGAACCCAAGAGAAGGAGAAACATGGGCTCTTTTCAGAGATTGGAATGCAAGTTGGAATCTGCACGAGCCTCCTTATAGATATGACTTTGTGAGAGTCATCTCTGAGTTTGATGATCTTACAGGTATTCGAGTGGCCTATATGGGGAGAGTTGCATCGGATATTAACAGTGCTGAGCATGGTGTCATCATACCAGGGGAAATGCAGAGGTTTTCTCATAAAGTTGCATCGGTTAAATCGAGTGGAGATGAGAAAGAGGGTATCCCAGCTGGTTCTTTCAAGGAAGCTACACCGAGATATGATCCTGAGGTTGAGGAGGTTGTGGAAATGAGAATACAAAGCAAAGGTTGTGGTAAAGCTCCAAGAGTTGAAGATCAAAATGGGTCTAGAAAAGATCTGCCCATTATATTAGATTGA